One part of the Cyclobacteriaceae bacterium genome encodes these proteins:
- a CDS encoding universal stress protein, with protein MKKILIPTDFSACAENAFYVALETARKADAELIIQHLYDDKSGSMHVLLNKPLETDPVLGQAKAKLDELITLAERAGVNARPLLVMNKGTDKIENYIEPLGIDLVVMGSHGATGIREWVIGSQTQRVVRHSSAPVLVIKNKPGTVSFERIMFASTFHEDPSKALNSLAKLTGLWRSTIHMLYIGLENDKQTKAEVDEKMNVLQAQFPGTNFTRNFITTNDPEWGIKYAAKDIAPDIIALTAQLKTGAFIFSHSLAESLVNHEQLPVLVINVKG; from the coding sequence ATGAAAAAGATATTAATTCCAACAGATTTTTCAGCATGCGCAGAAAATGCATTTTATGTAGCACTGGAAACTGCGCGTAAGGCGGACGCTGAATTGATCATACAACACCTTTACGATGATAAGTCGGGCAGCATGCATGTATTGCTGAACAAGCCATTGGAAACTGATCCTGTTCTAGGTCAGGCAAAAGCAAAACTTGATGAGCTCATTACGTTGGCCGAGCGGGCAGGTGTTAATGCAAGGCCTTTGCTGGTAATGAACAAGGGCACAGACAAAATTGAAAATTATATTGAGCCCCTCGGAATTGATTTGGTAGTAATGGGTTCGCATGGTGCAACGGGCATTCGCGAATGGGTTATCGGGTCGCAAACCCAACGGGTTGTTCGCCACTCCTCCGCACCGGTTCTTGTTATCAAAAACAAACCCGGTACCGTTAGCTTTGAAAGGATTATGTTTGCCTCTACATTCCATGAAGATCCTTCGAAAGCCTTAAACAGCCTGGCGAAGCTAACCGGCCTTTGGCGCAGCACCATTCATATGCTCTACATTGGGCTCGAAAATGACAAACAAACCAAGGCTGAGGTGGACGAAAAGATGAATGTACTGCAGGCCCAGTTCCCGGGCACAAACTTTACCCGCAATTTCATTACCACCAACGATCCGGAGTGGGGCATTAAATATGCCGCAAAAGATATTGCCCCTGATATAATTGCACTCACGGCCCAACTAAAAACAGGTGCTTTTATTTTTTCACATAGCCTGGCCGAAAGCTTGGTTAACCACGAGCAACTCCCAGTACTTGTTATTAATGTGAAGGGCTAA
- a CDS encoding fused MFS/spermidine synthase, with translation MKSISQQLLSYVSGTIVEKRPSAVSGELEVWYQNGKYVLHSPDANYSFDTLHKIFQKAFKKLEVDKRNLETVLILGFGAGSIATILCDELKLAPQLTGIELDPEVIALGKKYFDLDRYNNLTLHMADAADFVAVCKTRFDMVVSDVFVDKHIPSRMLKTEYVMHLVRLTTHGGLGMMNIITETKEQHCQLELFLRALTATGVRHKTHRVSSVNSIISWIG, from the coding sequence GTGAAATCCATAAGTCAACAGCTACTCAGCTATGTTTCCGGAACCATTGTTGAAAAGCGACCAAGTGCGGTAAGCGGAGAATTGGAAGTATGGTATCAAAACGGAAAGTATGTTCTGCATTCTCCCGATGCGAATTATTCTTTCGACACGCTGCATAAAATATTTCAAAAAGCTTTCAAAAAGCTTGAAGTAGATAAACGAAACCTTGAAACTGTTTTGATACTTGGGTTTGGGGCAGGAAGCATAGCGACTATTTTGTGTGATGAGCTAAAACTTGCCCCACAGCTTACAGGTATAGAGCTCGACCCAGAGGTAATAGCACTAGGAAAAAAATACTTTGATCTGGACAGGTACAACAACCTTACACTTCATATGGCCGATGCCGCTGATTTTGTAGCCGTGTGCAAAACCCGTTTCGATATGGTAGTGAGTGATGTTTTTGTGGATAAGCACATTCCATCAAGAATGCTGAAAACAGAATACGTAATGCATCTGGTACGGCTTACAACGCATGGAGGCCTTGGCATGATGAACATCATAACCGAAACAAAAGAACAGCACTGTCAACTCGAATTGTTTCTGAGAGCCCTAACAGCCACTGGCGTTCGTCACAAAACCCACCGGGTATCGTCTGTTAATTCAATCATTTCCTGGATCGGTTAA
- a CDS encoding S9 family peptidase, with protein MKKINLLIALLTALSAALAQVTIDNLLNVPFPTNLTASADGKRIAWVFNDQGARNIYVADAPDFAPRKVTNYNQDDGQEIASVQFTNDNAKIIFIRGGAPNSANELPNPIALQPSVDRAIWIVNADGSDLKKLSTGFYPKLSPDGKSLAYLSSGQVWLVKLDSAGKGKKLFHSRGSQSNMRWSPDGRKLAFVSSRTDHSFIGVYDFSTNTIQFLDPSVDRDGNPVWSPDGKQIAFIRTPNVRNRLPFVPAREGHPWSVRVADVSTGKAKEVWVAKPGKGSVLHTGIPVVDNMLWWMGDRLVFPWERDGWQHLYSVSTNGGEAVLLTPGDGEVESVDVARDGKSLIYVTNIGDIDRRHVFKVAATGGKPQQLSTGDGIEYAPVETTAGLVCLRTDATTAAWPHIVAANGQSRMIATDLFPKTFPKKDLVTPQAVMITATDGMKIPAQLFLPKGAKAGDKRPAVIFFHGGSRRQMVLGFHYSQYYHNAYALNQYFASQGYVVLSVNYRSGIGYGLDFREAIDYGAAGASEYRDVEGAGLYLAQRPDVDPKKIGLWGGSYGGYLTAMGLARASDLFSCGVDIHGVHDWNVVIRNFVPSYQAEKQQAFARLAFESSPMHFIKGWRSPVLLIHGDDDRNVPFSETVSLVENLREQGVYFEQLVFPDEVHGFLLHKNWLSAYKASADFFKRMFDKK; from the coding sequence ATGAAAAAGATAAACCTCCTTATCGCGCTGCTCACGGCACTATCTGCAGCATTAGCCCAAGTCACCATTGATAACCTCCTCAACGTACCCTTCCCGACAAACCTTACCGCCAGTGCCGATGGCAAACGTATAGCCTGGGTGTTTAACGATCAGGGCGCGCGTAATATTTACGTGGCTGATGCCCCGGATTTTGCACCACGAAAGGTTACCAACTACAATCAGGATGACGGACAGGAAATAGCATCGGTGCAGTTCACGAACGATAATGCGAAAATCATTTTCATACGCGGAGGCGCCCCAAATAGTGCGAATGAACTACCCAATCCTATTGCGTTGCAGCCCAGCGTTGATCGCGCCATCTGGATTGTGAATGCAGACGGCAGCGATTTGAAAAAACTGTCCACCGGTTTTTATCCCAAACTTTCGCCCGATGGAAAATCATTGGCGTATTTAAGCAGCGGCCAGGTGTGGCTAGTTAAACTAGACTCAGCCGGCAAGGGCAAAAAACTTTTTCATTCACGCGGCTCGCAAAGCAATATGCGCTGGTCGCCCGATGGCCGTAAACTGGCTTTTGTGAGCAGCCGTACCGACCACTCGTTTATTGGTGTTTATGATTTTTCAACCAACACTATTCAGTTTCTTGACCCGAGTGTTGATCGGGACGGTAATCCGGTTTGGTCGCCCGATGGAAAGCAAATTGCTTTTATACGCACGCCCAATGTGCGTAACCGCCTGCCCTTTGTGCCGGCACGCGAGGGCCATCCGTGGTCTGTACGCGTTGCCGATGTAAGCACCGGAAAAGCAAAAGAAGTTTGGGTCGCTAAACCGGGTAAAGGCAGTGTGCTTCACACCGGCATTCCGGTAGTGGATAACATGCTATGGTGGATGGGTGATCGCCTGGTGTTTCCGTGGGAGCGCGATGGCTGGCAGCATTTGTATTCGGTTTCCACAAACGGAGGCGAAGCAGTATTACTTACCCCGGGCGATGGCGAAGTGGAGTCCGTGGATGTGGCGCGTGATGGAAAAAGCCTCATTTATGTAACCAACATTGGCGACATCGACCGGAGGCATGTTTTTAAAGTGGCCGCTACCGGAGGAAAACCACAACAACTTTCCACAGGCGATGGCATTGAATACGCACCGGTTGAAACAACAGCCGGATTAGTCTGCCTGCGTACCGATGCCACTACGGCTGCCTGGCCGCATATTGTGGCAGCCAACGGACAATCAAGAATGATCGCAACTGATTTATTCCCGAAAACTTTTCCCAAAAAAGATCTCGTAACCCCTCAGGCTGTGATGATCACCGCCACGGATGGCATGAAAATACCCGCACAGCTATTTCTGCCAAAGGGCGCCAAGGCTGGCGATAAGCGGCCAGCTGTAATCTTCTTTCATGGTGGCTCGCGCAGGCAAATGGTGCTGGGGTTTCATTATAGTCAGTATTATCACAACGCCTATGCACTCAACCAATACTTTGCCAGCCAGGGTTATGTGGTGTTGTCGGTGAACTACCGTAGTGGTATTGGGTATGGTTTGGATTTCCGCGAAGCCATTGATTACGGTGCAGCCGGGGCCAGCGAGTATCGCGATGTGGAAGGAGCAGGATTATACTTAGCACAGCGTCCGGATGTTGACCCGAAGAAAATCGGGTTGTGGGGAGGAAGTTATGGAGGCTACTTAACCGCGATGGGGCTGGCCAGGGCATCCGATTTGTTTTCTTGCGGGGTGGATATTCACGGTGTGCACGACTGGAATGTAGTGATCCGAAATTTTGTTCCCTCCTATCAGGCAGAAAAGCAGCAGGCGTTCGCACGCCTGGCCTTTGAATCATCGCCCATGCATTTTATCAAAGGCTGGCGATCCCCGGTGTTACTTATTCATGGCGATGATGATCGCAACGTGCCCTTTAGTGAAACCGTAAGTCTTGTTGAAAACCTACGCGAACAAGGTGTGTATTTTGAGCAATTGGTTTTTCCGGACGAAGTGCACGGATTTCTGCTGCACAAAAACTGGTTAAGTGCCTATAAAGCCTCAGCCGATTTCTTTAAGCGCATGTTTGATAAAAAGTGA